The Galactobacillus timonensis genome has a segment encoding these proteins:
- the tnpA gene encoding IS66 family insertion sequence element accessory protein TnpA, giving the protein MIMTASELRAQAWLERIRNQLSSGMSVRGWCQENGINEKTFYHWWKKLSDRVAQTASANMVCENVPVVHTAGRVIPQFSEMKPVSVISESHCAATVVKGSLRVDVRAG; this is encoded by the coding sequence ATGATTATGACAGCGAGTGAGTTACGTGCACAGGCATGGCTGGAACGCATCCGGAACCAGTTATCGAGCGGTATGTCCGTGCGCGGCTGGTGCCAGGAAAACGGAATCAATGAGAAGACCTTTTATCATTGGTGGAAGAAGCTTTCGGATCGTGTTGCGCAAACAGCTTCTGCAAATATGGTATGCGAAAATGTCCCAGTCGTTCATACTGCTGGTCGGGTTATTCCGCAGTTCTCTGAGATGAAACCTGTCTCTGTTATCTCTGAGTCCCACTGTGCTGCTACGGTTGTGAAAGGAAGTCTGCGGGTAGATGTTAGGGCCGGGTGA
- a CDS encoding helix-turn-helix domain-containing protein, which yields MDEHYPEKITLNNLAEKFIINKYYLTRLFRNRYDTTIIEYLSAVRINEAKRLLRFSDLTIEDVGKKVGITDSNYMSRMFSKIEGVSPAQYRKAWKGRDE from the coding sequence CTGGATGAGCACTATCCAGAAAAAATCACCTTAAATAACCTTGCTGAAAAATTTATCATCAATAAATATTATCTGACTCGTTTATTTCGTAACCGGTACGACACAACAATCATCGAATACCTGTCTGCAGTCCGTATCAATGAAGCAAAGCGCCTTCTTCGTTTCTCGGATCTGACTATCGAAGATGTCGGGAAAAAAGTTGGAATAACGGATTCCAATTACATGAGCCGAATGTTTTCAAAAATTGAAGGTGTTTCACCAGCCCAATACCGGAAAGCATGGAAAGGAAGAGACGAATAG
- a CDS encoding EpsG family protein — translation MSSYYPLVIYSVAAAFLFFMYISCFHCSRKVQLTITIVLALVYVVRFTIGNDFINYKYIYNNIFNSAIAVMKDPFQYGSLYSVRNLGYTFFVYGLKHLFCTYPEFILALNILTMTLLMIPVLRQSRQPLFSMVILIGCGVLEMYYGSAWREFLAMCIFFAAFYFCIPKKKYLAYELCILLAFTFHESAGIGFFVPVVIELYHRHSKKAKKIYFWILVISAAIGILNLTLVPYLATMPTFQRYIAFSYFIQNPDFSIIGLLLQVCLGIAVYILYSWSNPEDLFLKEQTAVFLMTVPFYFCFAGFQLVSRVADFIQIIEVILIPNLVCLIPDKKKKALGFLGVIALNFVLLYSDTTYRIGNTKKIYEIVNAPVNSYISVWDPAADIISDHY, via the coding sequence ATGAGCAGTTACTATCCATTGGTTATATATTCCGTTGCAGCTGCCTTTCTCTTTTTTATGTATATCTCCTGTTTTCACTGTTCCAGAAAGGTTCAGCTCACCATAACGATTGTTCTTGCACTTGTTTATGTCGTCCGGTTTACAATCGGGAATGATTTTATTAACTACAAATACATTTACAACAATATTTTTAATTCTGCTATTGCTGTAATGAAAGATCCATTCCAATACGGGAGCCTTTATTCTGTAAGAAATCTTGGCTATACATTTTTTGTCTATGGATTGAAACATTTATTCTGTACATATCCGGAATTCATCCTGGCACTGAACATTCTGACTATGACTTTGCTCATGATTCCTGTTCTTCGTCAGAGTCGGCAGCCGTTGTTCTCGATGGTGATTCTTATCGGGTGCGGTGTTCTTGAGATGTATTATGGCAGTGCATGGCGTGAATTTCTCGCTATGTGTATCTTTTTTGCGGCTTTCTATTTCTGTATTCCAAAGAAAAAGTACCTAGCTTATGAACTCTGTATTCTTTTGGCTTTTACTTTTCATGAAAGCGCAGGAATCGGTTTCTTCGTTCCGGTTGTTATAGAGCTTTATCACCGACATTCCAAAAAAGCCAAGAAGATTTACTTCTGGATATTAGTAATCTCGGCGGCAATCGGAATTCTGAACCTGACCCTTGTTCCATATCTGGCAACGATGCCGACATTCCAGCGCTATATAGCATTTTCATATTTTATTCAGAATCCGGATTTTTCGATCATTGGCCTCCTTCTTCAAGTCTGCCTTGGAATTGCAGTGTATATTTTGTATTCATGGAGTAACCCTGAGGACCTTTTTTTGAAAGAACAGACGGCAGTCTTCTTGATGACGGTTCCTTTCTATTTTTGCTTTGCCGGATTTCAACTGGTATCGAGAGTTGCGGATTTCATTCAGATCATTGAGGTTATTCTTATTCCAAATCTGGTTTGCCTTATCCCGGATAAAAAGAAAAAAGCACTTGGTTTTCTTGGCGTCATTGCTCTGAATTTCGTACTACTGTATTCTGATACAACCTATCGTATCGGGAACACAAAAAAGATATACGAAATTGTAAATGCGCCGGTGAATTCATATATTTCTGTATGGGATCCGGCCGCTGATATCATCAGTGACCATTATTAA
- a CDS encoding glycosyltransferase, which produces MKIAFINTVVGYGSVGRIVYDLSKIPGVQGRIYFGRKTNNTDATAVKFTNFFANADQAIQTYLFDKHAWTNAGDTRKLVEDLKVFRPDIIHLHNLHGYYLDAPVLFSYLKESGVPIVWTLHDCWTFTGHCAHYESAGCTQWKTQCTKCPLLNTYPYTWNGRNTSLNFERKKALFTSIADQTSLVVPSKWLEEQVAQSFLKSMHCTVIPTGIDLSIFRPSSSDFRRHYQLENSKIILAVSSGWPAEKGYADLLLLSSLLKNDERLVVVGVNSWQKKELEAHGAIGIRRTSSRGELAGIYSSADVLINPTYGDTFPTVNLEALACGCPVVTYRTGGSPEVLTSETGGVVECGAMSEALALIRTSHWNKKACIEKGQRYGRARMLASYAALYEQRYNEGGGR; this is translated from the coding sequence GTGAAAATAGCTTTTATCAACACAGTTGTAGGATATGGAAGCGTTGGACGCATTGTCTATGATCTTTCAAAGATCCCTGGAGTTCAGGGAAGAATTTATTTTGGGCGTAAGACGAATAATACGGATGCAACTGCTGTAAAATTTACGAATTTTTTCGCAAACGCTGATCAGGCAATACAGACTTATTTATTTGACAAACATGCATGGACAAATGCTGGTGACACAAGGAAACTTGTTGAAGATCTGAAGGTGTTTCGTCCAGATATAATTCATTTGCATAACCTGCATGGTTATTATCTTGATGCGCCTGTCCTTTTTTCGTATTTGAAGGAAAGCGGGGTCCCGATTGTATGGACGCTTCATGATTGCTGGACATTTACAGGTCATTGTGCTCATTATGAGAGCGCAGGATGCACACAATGGAAAACACAGTGTACAAAGTGCCCCCTTCTTAATACGTATCCATATACATGGAATGGAAGGAATACTTCACTGAACTTCGAACGAAAAAAGGCTTTGTTCACTTCGATCGCTGATCAGACAAGCCTGGTTGTTCCTTCCAAATGGCTTGAAGAACAGGTAGCTCAATCTTTTCTGAAGTCAATGCACTGCACTGTTATTCCGACTGGGATCGATCTTTCGATTTTCCGCCCCAGCAGTTCTGATTTTCGAAGACATTATCAGCTTGAGAACAGTAAAATCATATTGGCTGTATCTTCCGGATGGCCTGCGGAGAAAGGGTATGCAGACCTGCTGCTGCTTAGCTCCCTGCTGAAAAATGATGAAAGGCTTGTCGTGGTTGGCGTCAATTCCTGGCAAAAAAAAGAATTGGAGGCACACGGAGCAATCGGAATCCGCCGTACATCGAGCCGCGGGGAACTTGCAGGAATCTATTCTTCAGCCGATGTTTTGATCAATCCTACCTATGGAGATACATTCCCTACGGTGAATCTTGAGGCCCTCGCCTGCGGCTGCCCGGTTGTTACATATCGAACCGGTGGGAGCCCGGAAGTGCTGACCTCAGAGACAGGGGGAGTTGTGGAATGCGGCGCAATGTCTGAAGCACTCGCACTAATACGGACCTCACATTGGAACAAAAAAGCCTGTATAGAAAAAGGGCAACGTTACGGGCGTGCCCGGATGCTTGCATCGTATGCTGCACTATATGAGCAGCGGTATAACGAAGGAGGGGGAAGATGA
- a CDS encoding GtrA family protein → MWKKIKEKFLNRQFITFAVIGVINTLIALLINKGMLALGIEVGMASVFADVLAFIPSYLMNIKFTYHQKYSWKSFVTFPVSYVPGWIISFLIVELLSRGFDVPERYAKLVSVPIYVPVNFLFMTFIVGKFGTKGNEKKDASSGTEVR, encoded by the coding sequence ATGTGGAAAAAAATTAAAGAGAAATTCCTTAACCGGCAGTTCATTACTTTTGCCGTAATTGGTGTAATTAATACACTGATTGCCTTACTTATCAATAAAGGGATGCTTGCATTAGGTATCGAGGTCGGAATGGCAAGTGTTTTTGCGGATGTGCTGGCTTTTATTCCTTCATACTTGATGAATATTAAATTTACATATCATCAAAAATACTCTTGGAAGAGTTTCGTTACATTCCCCGTGAGTTATGTTCCGGGATGGATCATATCATTTTTGATTGTTGAATTGCTTAGCCGTGGCTTTGATGTTCCTGAGCGCTATGCGAAGTTGGTTTCTGTTCCTATCTATGTTCCTGTTAATTTTCTTTTTATGACCTTTATTGTTGGAAAATTCGGTACGAAGGGAAATGAAAAAAAAGATGCTTCTTCTGGGACGGAAGTAAGGTGA
- a CDS encoding lipopolysaccharide biosynthesis protein, protein MSSEQKPSNYEELKNKRAVNSVRNAVLGSIYMIETTLVPFFLRTLMARTIGYEYLGLNNLFLSIISMINFSELGIGTVMTYFLYRPYAYDEKEKVEAYLHELRKIYFWIGIFIIVVSLCLIPLFPFFVTGNIPVDANIYLLFSLYILSDALQYFFFPDTTALFEASERSDYNTAINGIANLVGYSLQIISLLVYKSYLYYIIALVIQAAVIGFLRFYYKRRYYSSYHPKGSLNQQERIDAKKRIGAMIGHQLDEKFFNSIDTVMISSFLGLNAVAVYGNYYYVLVAVTMLLSALYNGVQSGIGNAVAVESREGNYDRFFFLFWLSMILTGWATACMLCLYQNFIRVWMGDQMLGMDMVILLCVYFYLSQIRKTVVTFKNANGMWYDDRWKPYVSIALDFILDLVLIPRIGVIGAVISSIICLSCIELPWETIILFRNYFKHSLSLYLKRLSAYSTVNVVLLLSCRFICERFIPQKSITDLLIRLLVCSAMSIVIFGTVYRSSDEMKRLTELYKRLRVRR, encoded by the coding sequence ATGAGTAGTGAGCAGAAGCCATCCAACTATGAAGAATTAAAGAACAAGAGAGCCGTCAATTCGGTTAGAAATGCTGTGCTCGGCTCTATTTATATGATTGAGACGACTCTTGTACCTTTTTTTCTGCGTACCTTAATGGCTCGAACGATCGGATACGAATACCTTGGCCTCAATAACCTTTTCCTGTCAATCATTAGCATGATTAATTTTTCAGAACTCGGTATTGGAACGGTCATGACGTATTTTCTCTATCGCCCTTATGCATATGATGAGAAAGAGAAAGTTGAAGCGTATCTTCATGAACTTCGCAAGATCTATTTCTGGATTGGAATATTTATTATTGTGGTCAGTCTATGCCTGATCCCATTATTCCCTTTCTTTGTGACAGGGAATATTCCCGTAGACGCAAATATTTATTTATTGTTTAGTTTGTATATTCTTTCAGATGCACTTCAGTATTTCTTTTTCCCGGATACAACGGCTTTATTCGAAGCGAGTGAGCGTAGCGATTATAATACGGCAATCAACGGAATCGCGAATCTGGTCGGATATAGTCTGCAAATTATTTCTTTGCTCGTCTATAAAAGCTATCTTTATTATATTATTGCTCTAGTCATTCAGGCAGCTGTAATCGGCTTCCTTCGGTTCTATTATAAGCGTCGTTATTACTCTTCTTATCATCCCAAAGGATCATTGAATCAACAAGAACGCATTGATGCGAAGAAAAGGATCGGGGCCATGATCGGTCATCAATTGGACGAGAAGTTTTTTAATAGCATTGATACGGTCATGATATCCTCCTTTCTTGGATTGAATGCTGTTGCTGTTTATGGGAATTATTATTATGTTCTTGTTGCAGTCACAATGCTGCTGAGCGCATTGTACAATGGCGTGCAATCAGGCATTGGAAATGCGGTAGCGGTTGAAAGCAGAGAAGGGAATTATGATCGCTTTTTTTTCTTGTTTTGGCTTAGCATGATTCTGACTGGCTGGGCCACAGCATGCATGCTTTGCCTTTATCAGAATTTTATTAGAGTCTGGATGGGAGATCAGATGCTCGGAATGGATATGGTCATTCTACTTTGTGTGTATTTTTATCTATCTCAGATCCGTAAGACAGTTGTTACATTCAAAAATGCTAATGGCATGTGGTATGACGATCGATGGAAGCCGTATGTTTCCATCGCACTTGATTTTATTCTCGATCTCGTCCTGATCCCGAGAATCGGTGTGATTGGGGCCGTAATTTCGTCCATTATTTGTCTGTCATGTATTGAGCTTCCCTGGGAAACGATAATATTATTCCGAAATTACTTCAAACACTCCCTTTCCTTGTATTTGAAACGATTGTCCGCTTATTCGACAGTGAATGTTGTTCTGCTTTTAAGTTGCAGGTTTATCTGTGAAAGATTTATTCCACAGAAAAGCATTACAGATCTGCTGATTCGGTTGCTTGTTTGCTCAGCAATGTCTATTGTTATTTTTGGGACAGTATACCGGAGCTCTGACGAAATGAAGAGGTTGACAGAACTGTACAAGCGGCTGCGGGTAAGAAGATGA
- a CDS encoding glycosyltransferase family 4 protein: protein MDKKTVILALSWRDIKAPKSGGAEVLSHAMLSRLDPQIYRVIHLSPMFPGAKKVENIDGVSYIRHGNIGSVIFYAAYYYLKNKGDIDYVIDECNTHHFFTPFYIPKEKRILFIHQLTREIWYISAKFPLNVIGHALESWSLRIYRKGKAITVSESTKQDLVSLGFDPHQIFIIPNGIHTEIKQFMEEAIPKQKSPTLIYVGRYASYKGIDIAIQAFADVNKQHDDAKLWIVGKENIEYICESLVPVLQQYQLKIYFVNSSTQEAFISRCGSFLIAESQETADIVIWGFVDEGQKYRLMKSAWLLLFPSIREGWGIIVTEAALLKTPSLVSDAPGCRDAVNYGKAGYICKERTPSAFAAEINRILADPDEYQHIVETSFSYSLPHLWDSSVQQKAIEDLQKNVFISKSEFANHE from the coding sequence ATGGATAAAAAAACAGTTATTCTAGCATTGTCGTGGCGAGATATCAAAGCTCCTAAGAGCGGCGGCGCAGAAGTACTTTCACATGCGATGCTATCTCGTCTTGACCCGCAGATTTATCGGGTTATTCATCTTTCGCCAATGTTTCCCGGGGCAAAAAAAGTAGAAAATATTGACGGCGTTTCCTATATTCGGCACGGCAACATCGGATCAGTGATTTTTTATGCTGCATATTACTATCTTAAGAACAAAGGTGATATTGATTATGTGATTGATGAGTGTAATACACATCATTTCTTTACCCCTTTCTATATACCAAAAGAGAAAAGAATTTTGTTTATTCATCAACTGACTCGTGAAATCTGGTATATCAGTGCTAAATTCCCATTAAATGTCATTGGACATGCTCTTGAGTCTTGGTCGCTTCGAATTTATCGAAAGGGGAAGGCAATAACTGTCTCTGAATCCACAAAGCAGGACCTTGTTTCTCTTGGGTTTGATCCACATCAAATATTTATTATTCCGAATGGAATCCATACGGAAATCAAGCAATTCATGGAAGAAGCGATTCCTAAGCAGAAGAGCCCCACATTGATTTATGTTGGACGTTATGCGTCTTACAAAGGAATTGACATTGCTATTCAGGCGTTTGCGGATGTCAATAAACAACATGATGACGCCAAACTTTGGATTGTCGGGAAAGAGAATATTGAATATATCTGTGAATCATTAGTACCTGTTTTACAGCAGTATCAGTTGAAAATTTATTTCGTCAATTCGTCAACTCAAGAGGCTTTTATTAGCCGGTGCGGTTCATTCCTCATCGCAGAATCACAGGAGACAGCAGATATCGTTATCTGGGGATTTGTGGATGAAGGCCAAAAATACCGGCTGATGAAGTCTGCATGGCTTCTCCTTTTCCCGTCAATCCGTGAAGGGTGGGGTATTATTGTTACTGAAGCTGCTTTGCTAAAGACTCCAAGTCTTGTTTCAGATGCACCGGGCTGTCGTGATGCAGTAAATTACGGAAAAGCTGGCTATATCTGCAAGGAAAGAACTCCCTCTGCATTTGCCGCTGAGATCAACAGAATCTTGGCCGACCCTGACGAATACCAGCACATAGTCGAAACGTCTTTTTCCTATTCTCTTCCACATCTCTGGGACAGTAGTGTTCAGCAGAAGGCAATTGAGGACCTTCAGAAGAATGTTTTTATCTCAAAATCGGAATTTGCAAATCATGAGTAG
- a CDS encoding glycosyltransferase family 2 protein: MKAIDLIVPCFNEEECIDLFYQAVSDVFTKQLPNYAWRILFVDDGSSDHTLEKIKSLSETRGSNQIAYISFARNFGKEAAIYAGLENSTADYIAVMDVDLQHPPGLLPKMVKCLESGEYDCAGARRVSRCGEAPVRSMFSSLFYYVIHYITKMDFVPGMTDYRLMKRDVVDAIVSLHEHERFIKGIYAWVGFRTKWIDYENVERSVGKTKWSFKGLWGYAKSGIIAFNVEPLRGIIWLGVFVVIASLVYFFRVLYQTTNGLRKWTDSITLILLLLFFSGVIITTLGIIGEYIARVYLEVKNRPIYICRESNLQKEKVQKHG; encoded by the coding sequence ATGAAAGCAATTGACCTTATTGTTCCATGCTTTAATGAAGAAGAATGTATCGATTTGTTTTATCAAGCAGTGTCAGATGTCTTTACGAAGCAACTTCCAAATTACGCTTGGAGGATTCTTTTTGTTGATGATGGAAGCTCTGATCATACTTTGGAAAAAATAAAGTCACTTTCTGAAACCCGTGGTAGTAATCAGATTGCATATATTTCCTTTGCACGCAATTTTGGTAAAGAAGCTGCTATTTATGCTGGTCTAGAAAACAGTACTGCAGATTATATTGCAGTAATGGATGTCGATTTACAGCATCCTCCTGGTCTTCTGCCAAAGATGGTAAAGTGTTTGGAATCCGGAGAATATGACTGTGCAGGTGCTCGAAGAGTTTCACGATGTGGGGAAGCACCTGTGCGGAGTATGTTTTCCAGTCTCTTTTATTATGTAATTCACTATATTACAAAAATGGATTTCGTTCCCGGTATGACTGATTATCGCTTAATGAAGCGTGACGTTGTGGATGCTATTGTGTCTCTTCATGAGCATGAGCGTTTCATTAAAGGTATATATGCCTGGGTTGGATTCCGGACAAAATGGATCGATTATGAAAATGTCGAACGGTCCGTGGGAAAAACAAAATGGAGTTTCAAGGGTCTTTGGGGCTATGCTAAAAGTGGAATTATCGCTTTTAATGTAGAGCCGTTACGGGGCATTATTTGGCTCGGCGTATTTGTTGTGATCGCATCACTGGTATATTTTTTCCGTGTTCTCTATCAGACGACGAATGGACTTCGAAAGTGGACGGATTCAATCACTTTGATTCTTCTTCTTCTGTTTTTTTCGGGAGTTATTATTACGACTCTCGGCATTATCGGAGAATATATTGCACGGGTATATCTCGAGGTGAAGAATCGGCCGATTTATATCTGCCGTGAGAGCAATCTGCAGAAAGAAAAGGTACAGAAGCATGGATAA
- a CDS encoding glucosyltransferase domain-containing protein produces MEKVTNKIINLWEQSSFRTTVIASLVTGMIAHGFIYANAIYGLDAIYITSDVGWLNLGGTKWLSGPGFAITLFQNLPWLSGMLGQLLMIGVIWMLVNMFSLRHWAGIWLMAGLAQTNPALIGANTYGNIYIYYLALFFAVGAVYSVYKDTKFQCSHCLACIILIMCSVALYGAYVQVTVSLMLVLLILNILQQERAATLFKRGVQEVLCLIIGLIMFYTVLKILLSISGQQLNSYLNEDSITSVQTMDFSGMLYRFFHSYQASLNYYFWYPFGIHWLNGIILGLAVLLTLFQFFRNSIDRKLNFILLCICGILIFPAMDIIQIISNSWHYLMFYSFSVPFFYTVGIVNQSLEGKHVVKAIQRAIIALLSLMVYYGFVLSNTVYIRWNNYYIETLNMCSRLLSHIEQCDDFDGGEDIAIVWDTESDAYFNRTGITPIPMLDMLWNVEDDRLNGLYQISIPEFMNRILGSPLHFEMYSSVKDLENNISLSANDLKLLSEMESYPDSSSIQEIDGQIVVILAK; encoded by the coding sequence ATGGAAAAAGTCACTAATAAAATAATTAATCTTTGGGAACAGAGCTCTTTTCGTACAACTGTCATTGCTTCCCTTGTTACAGGAATGATTGCCCATGGTTTTATTTATGCAAATGCTATCTATGGTCTTGATGCGATTTATATCACTTCAGATGTTGGCTGGCTTAACCTTGGTGGAACCAAATGGCTTAGCGGACCTGGGTTTGCTATTACATTATTTCAGAATCTTCCGTGGCTGAGCGGCATGCTTGGACAGCTTCTGATGATTGGCGTCATCTGGATGCTTGTTAATATGTTTTCGCTCCGCCATTGGGCGGGGATTTGGCTAATGGCAGGCTTAGCACAAACCAATCCTGCATTGATTGGGGCAAATACGTATGGAAATATTTACATATATTATCTTGCCCTGTTTTTCGCTGTAGGTGCTGTCTATAGTGTTTATAAAGATACGAAATTTCAGTGTTCCCATTGTCTTGCCTGTATTATTCTTATAATGTGCTCAGTAGCTTTATACGGTGCTTATGTCCAGGTGACAGTATCGTTGATGCTTGTTCTTTTGATTTTAAACATTCTTCAGCAAGAAAGGGCTGCCACATTATTTAAACGCGGGGTACAGGAGGTCCTTTGCCTAATCATCGGCCTTATAATGTTTTACACAGTCCTGAAGATTTTGCTTTCAATCAGCGGGCAGCAACTAAATAGTTATTTGAACGAAGATTCGATTACAAGTGTTCAGACAATGGATTTTTCCGGAATGCTATACCGATTTTTTCATTCTTATCAAGCATCATTAAATTATTATTTTTGGTATCCGTTTGGCATTCACTGGCTTAATGGGATAATTCTCGGTTTAGCTGTTCTGTTGACTTTATTTCAGTTTTTTCGCAATTCTATTGATCGGAAGCTCAATTTTATTTTGCTCTGTATTTGTGGCATTCTGATTTTCCCGGCAATGGATATTATTCAGATCATCTCTAATTCATGGCATTATTTGATGTTTTATTCTTTTTCTGTCCCTTTTTTCTATACTGTTGGAATTGTCAATCAGAGTCTTGAGGGTAAGCATGTAGTCAAGGCGATCCAAAGGGCAATTATTGCTTTGTTATCCCTAATGGTTTATTACGGTTTTGTATTATCAAATACCGTTTATATACGATGGAATAATTATTATATTGAAACGCTTAATATGTGCAGCCGTCTTCTTTCACACATAGAACAATGTGATGATTTCGACGGGGGCGAGGATATTGCTATTGTATGGGATACAGAGTCAGATGCCTATTTTAATCGCACCGGGATTACGCCCATTCCTATGCTGGATATGTTATGGAATGTAGAAGATGATCGGCTAAATGGACTTTATCAGATATCGATTCCAGAGTTTATGAATCGAATCCTCGGTTCTCCGCTGCACTTTGAAATGTATTCATCCGTAAAAGATTTAGAAAATAATATCAGTTTATCTGCCAACGATCTTAAACTGTTATCCGAGATGGAATCTTATCCCGATTCTTCCTCAATTCAAGAAATAGATGGACAAATCGTAGTAATATTAGCAAAGTGA
- a CDS encoding acyltransferase, with the protein MVSSQRIHYLDRLRVFGAYAVILVHVAAEFIFTVDVGSDAWEAMNIVDGLSRWCVPIFVMISGALFLNKNPQGEDRTKDYRKIWKKNILHLITSFFFWSIVYCLTDYYRLENMDHVWAHRVSEILFGPPPFWFLYMMFGLYILLPFLRPIAHDQKLLNGFIVFSAIFTFLLPSLQLITTDLAGENPFLSQAVSTAFSGIGNITWHFTLGYTSYFLIGYALESKEISKRQQWIIYLLGLFGWIAVPVLTSYFSNIAGGIVTHYYGYFFLPTMLAAIALFVFGKYHWNRPSRLWRFLSDHTFGVYLVHHLVLFELRHHFANPFPGIHTIGGLLLAAGTVFGISLLISIVIRHIPILKRWVI; encoded by the coding sequence ATGGTGAGTTCCCAGCGAATTCATTATTTAGACCGTTTGCGTGTTTTTGGTGCGTACGCAGTGATTTTAGTACATGTTGCTGCTGAGTTTATTTTTACGGTAGATGTTGGAAGCGATGCATGGGAGGCAATGAATATAGTTGATGGCCTATCCCGTTGGTGTGTTCCGATTTTTGTGATGATTTCTGGGGCGCTGTTTCTAAACAAAAACCCCCAGGGAGAGGATAGAACGAAGGATTATAGAAAAATCTGGAAGAAAAATATACTTCATCTGATTACTTCTTTTTTCTTCTGGTCAATTGTATATTGTCTTACTGATTATTATCGACTGGAGAATATGGATCATGTTTGGGCACACAGGGTCTCTGAGATTTTGTTTGGGCCACCTCCATTCTGGTTTCTCTACATGATGTTTGGGCTGTACATCCTTCTTCCGTTTCTACGGCCGATTGCGCATGATCAAAAATTGCTGAATGGCTTTATTGTTTTTTCGGCCATATTTACATTTCTATTGCCCAGCCTTCAGTTGATTACGACTGATTTGGCAGGGGAGAATCCTTTTTTGTCGCAGGCTGTCTCGACTGCCTTTTCGGGAATTGGTAATATCACGTGGCATTTTACACTTGGATACACATCTTACTTCTTAATAGGATATGCTTTAGAATCCAAGGAGATTTCAAAGCGTCAACAGTGGATCATTTATCTTCTTGGGCTGTTTGGCTGGATAGCAGTGCCGGTTTTAACTTCCTACTTTTCTAATATTGCCGGCGGGATAGTCACCCATTATTATGGGTATTTTTTCCTTCCGACCATGCTGGCTGCGATTGCTCTGTTTGTTTTTGGAAAGTATCATTGGAACCGCCCATCAAGGCTATGGCGTTTTCTTTCGGATCATACTTTTGGGGTTTATCTCGTACATCATCTTGTCCTGTTTGAGCTTCGACATCATTTTGCAAATCCATTTCCCGGTATTCATACAATTGGAGGCCTGTTGCTTGCTGCAGGCACTGTATTTGGAATAAGCCTTCTTATCTCAATCGTGATTCGCCACATTCCCATATTAAAAAGATGGGTAATTTGA